A single region of the Sorex araneus isolate mSorAra2 chromosome 7, mSorAra2.pri, whole genome shotgun sequence genome encodes:
- the LOC129406529 gene encoding cell division control protein 42 homolog, with protein MQTIKCVVVGDGAVGKTCLLISYTTNKFPSEYVPTVFDNYAVTLVIGGKPYTLGLFDTAGQEDYDRLRPLSYPQTDVFFVCFSVVSPSSFENMKEKWVAEITHHCPKTPFLLVGTQIDLRDDPSITEKLAKNKQKPITPETAEKLARDPKAVKYMECSALTQKGLEDVFDEAILAALEPPEPKKSRRCVLLCTSLQSPFCTAGVGIILKAMFKSN; from the coding sequence ATGCAGACAATTAAGTGTGTTGTTGTGGGTGATGGTGCCGTTGGTAAAACATGTCTCCTGATATCCTATACAACAAACAAATTTCCATCTGAGTATGTACCAACAGTTTTTGACAACTATGCAGTCACTCTTGTGATTGGTGGAAAGCCATATACTCTGGGACTTTTTGATACGGCAGGGCAAGAGGATTATGACAGATTACGGCCACTGAGTTACCCACAAACAGATGTATTTTTCGTCTGCTTTTCAGTGGTCTCTCCGTCctcatttgaaaatatgaaagaaaagtgGGTGGCTGAGATAACTCACCACTGTCCGAAGACTCCTTTCTTACTTGTTGGGACCCAAATTGATCTCAGAGATGACCCCTCTATTACTGAAAAACTTGCCAAGAACAAACAGAAGCCTATCACTCCAGAGACTGCGGAAAAGCTGGCGCGCGACCCGAAGGCTGTTAAATATATGGAGTGCTCTGCACTCACACAGAAAGGCCTAGAGGATGTATTTGATGAAGCAATATTGGCTGCCCTGGAGCCTCCAGAACCGAAGAAGAGCCGCAGGTGTGTGCTGCTATGCACGTCTCTCCAGAGTCCTTTCTGCACAGCTGGTGTCGGCATCATACTAAAAGCAATGTTTAAATCAaactaa